The following proteins are co-located in the Maridesulfovibrio sp. genome:
- a CDS encoding FUSC family membrane protein has product MTKYAAKSICACLVALILAYLVGMSTKFLQWSVYGSMVVVIFRAGSTLAKRKAVARWLTLAVMFLVPVSTVVGNYSLLLEAYLFVLAFAVFFTPVLGVSAATAAIGTLIVNLLALTSPDTLFVGLERSGAVLFGATASYLFIFYVWPMRPEKVLTRAGAVALTDIGDYFRAVASSTGSKDDLREIAEIHERSVESVRRYRRFMEAINVDPVKELGSYEGPSALYALLVRMIEAVVGLANSRQFAEHSPVFKDMRFKFSDIAGRSSVAFDVLAANLSTGKGAVDLRGIDEGIADLEGELLRLGAYKRDDGLRNEFLEAWGAIYGLRNLSMEFAEMSKLCCKGGACSVR; this is encoded by the coding sequence ATGACCAAGTACGCTGCCAAGTCTATATGTGCCTGTCTTGTGGCTTTAATTCTGGCTTATCTGGTGGGCATGAGTACCAAGTTCCTGCAATGGTCGGTTTACGGTTCCATGGTGGTAGTTATCTTTCGTGCAGGTAGCACCCTTGCCAAACGTAAGGCTGTGGCCCGTTGGCTGACACTTGCAGTAATGTTCCTCGTACCTGTTTCAACAGTGGTAGGTAACTATTCACTGCTATTGGAGGCTTACCTCTTCGTGCTGGCCTTTGCGGTCTTTTTTACGCCTGTTCTCGGTGTGTCAGCAGCAACTGCTGCTATTGGTACACTTATCGTTAACCTTTTGGCTTTAACCTCGCCGGATACGCTGTTTGTGGGGCTGGAACGATCAGGTGCTGTGCTTTTCGGGGCCACGGCTTCTTATCTGTTTATTTTTTATGTCTGGCCCATGAGGCCGGAAAAAGTCCTCACCCGGGCCGGTGCTGTTGCCCTGACTGATATCGGTGATTATTTCCGCGCTGTGGCCTCTTCTACCGGCAGCAAAGATGATTTGCGAGAGATTGCTGAAATTCATGAACGGTCAGTGGAATCCGTACGACGCTACCGTAGATTCATGGAAGCTATCAATGTGGACCCGGTTAAGGAGTTGGGCAGTTATGAAGGGCCTTCGGCTCTGTACGCATTGCTGGTACGTATGATCGAGGCGGTGGTCGGGCTGGCTAACAGCCGCCAGTTTGCCGAACATAGTCCTGTTTTTAAGGATATGCGCTTTAAGTTCAGCGATATTGCCGGACGCAGTTCCGTGGCCTTTGATGTGCTGGCGGCAAACCTGTCCACTGGCAAAGGAGCAGTTGATCTGCGCGGCATAGACGAGGGTATTGCTGACCTTGAAGGTGAATTACTCCGGTTGGGGGCCTACAAGCGTGACGATGGCTTGCGCAATGAATTTCTTGAGGCTTGGGGAGCAATCTACGGGCTGCGGAATCTGAGCATGGAATTCGCTGAAATGAGCAAGCTCTGCTGTAAGGGAGGGGCCTGCAGTGTTCGCTGA
- a CDS encoding chemotaxis response regulator protein-glutamate methylesterase, whose protein sequence is MINVVVVDDSAFMRKAISTMLQKDPGIKVVATARDGEEGLRVIRKHNPDVVTLDIEMPKMDGLTALRHIMMEMPRPVLMVSSLTTEGAEATLKAMDLGAVDFIPKQLSKVSLDIVKIENDLISKVKTVARRKMRPVPRLRAATAARKPAVPLRTPHGRAKRDVVVIGVSTGGPPAVQKILSSLPKDFPAGIVIAQHMPKAFTGPFANRLNGVSQINVKEAETGDRLLPGHAFVAPGGSHLVIDQKVSRIDLIVTPEPREALYKPSANVLVSSVAKAVGRRALGVILTGMGNDGRDGIRELKSKGGRAIAQSDSSCVVYGMPKAIVDDGLADEIVDIDDMANAIINNLYL, encoded by the coding sequence GTGATAAATGTCGTAGTTGTAGATGATTCCGCTTTCATGCGTAAAGCTATTAGCACCATGCTGCAGAAGGACCCCGGCATCAAGGTGGTAGCCACCGCGCGTGACGGGGAGGAAGGCTTAAGGGTTATCAGGAAGCATAACCCGGACGTGGTTACTCTTGATATTGAAATGCCAAAGATGGACGGTCTGACCGCGCTAAGGCATATCATGATGGAAATGCCCCGTCCGGTGCTTATGGTCAGTTCCCTGACTACTGAAGGTGCCGAGGCCACCCTGAAAGCTATGGATCTTGGGGCTGTGGATTTTATCCCCAAGCAGTTGTCAAAAGTTTCCCTCGACATTGTAAAGATTGAAAACGACCTGATCTCCAAGGTTAAGACTGTTGCCAGACGAAAGATGCGCCCTGTGCCTCGCCTGCGTGCAGCCACTGCTGCTCGCAAGCCTGCTGTCCCTCTCAGGACTCCGCACGGAAGGGCCAAGCGAGATGTGGTTGTAATCGGTGTTTCCACCGGTGGGCCGCCAGCTGTTCAGAAAATTCTTTCTTCGCTGCCAAAAGATTTCCCGGCCGGTATTGTTATCGCTCAGCACATGCCTAAAGCATTTACCGGTCCATTTGCTAACCGTCTTAACGGGGTCAGCCAGATTAACGTCAAAGAGGCTGAAACTGGTGACAGGCTTCTGCCCGGTCACGCATTTGTCGCTCCCGGCGGTTCTCATCTGGTGATTGACCAGAAGGTCAGCAGGATTGATCTGATTGTAACTCCTGAACCCAGGGAGGCTTTGTATAAGCCTTCTGCAAACGTGCTTGTATCTTCTGTTGCCAAGGCGGTTGGACGCAGAGCCCTCGGAGTTATCCTGACCGGAATGGGCAATGACGGTCGTGACGGAATCAGGGAACTCAAAAGCAAGGGCGGCAGAGCCATTGCTCAGAGTGATTCATCCTGCGTTGTTTACGGTATGCCGAAAGCTATCGTGGATGACGGACTTGCAGATGAAATTGTAGATATTGATGATATGGCAAATGCTATCATCAATAATCTTTACCTGTAA
- a CDS encoding PDZ domain-containing protein: MKQPAILYEMRISWLIVAFILGTVGLASAYEVDPDQYIDQSFVIDEEAAPPVAVSRPEKGWLGLSIQSVDKNFTAALGGRVSNGALVADVVSGGPADRGGVKVGDIILDFAGNPVATATDLAGIVADYQPGSRVTLIVWRDGRKWELDLTVGIKAAFKNDRIAAAEKAAADFGITFDWSKKDSREFGLKVVDVKDSSPAAASGLLSGDVIMQAGQKDIDSAVPLCEILDSGAKQNKPVLLLVKRQKSNLFLVFRFGVK, from the coding sequence ATGAAACAGCCTGCAATTCTGTATGAGATGAGAATTAGTTGGCTGATCGTAGCCTTTATTCTCGGCACGGTTGGCCTTGCCTCAGCTTATGAAGTCGACCCTGATCAATATATCGATCAGAGTTTCGTTATTGATGAAGAGGCTGCTCCTCCGGTTGCCGTGAGTAGACCGGAGAAGGGCTGGCTGGGTTTGTCTATCCAGAGTGTGGATAAGAATTTTACTGCAGCATTGGGCGGCAGGGTAAGCAACGGTGCCTTGGTGGCGGATGTTGTGTCCGGCGGGCCTGCGGACAGAGGGGGAGTTAAAGTCGGGGACATTATCCTCGATTTTGCTGGCAATCCGGTTGCTACCGCGACGGATCTTGCCGGAATCGTGGCAGATTATCAGCCCGGGAGCAGGGTTACCCTGATTGTCTGGCGGGATGGAAGGAAATGGGAACTGGATTTAACAGTAGGTATAAAGGCTGCCTTTAAAAATGACAGAATTGCAGCCGCTGAAAAGGCTGCTGCTGATTTTGGCATCACTTTTGACTGGAGTAAAAAAGACAGCAGGGAATTTGGCTTGAAGGTAGTGGACGTAAAGGATTCCTCTCCGGCTGCAGCTTCCGGCCTGCTCTCCGGTGATGTTATTATGCAGGCAGGTCAGAAAGATATTGATAGTGCTGTTCCCTTATGTGAAATCCTTGACTCAGGGGCTAAGCAAAACAAGCCTGTGCTCCTTTTGGTGAAGCGACAGAAATCGAATCTTTTTCTGGTGTTTAGATTTGGGGTAAAATGA
- a CDS encoding AI-2E family transporter, which yields MINDNTPYTFDRVVRLLLAAGFIWVTVTLLNTLSAVLVPFAVALTLAYLLNPLVNFVGRYIKNRTAAVLLTLVAILVPLIKVFWVMVRAVGVEMKQTGVMLAKMVNDSSVAQRAAEYIPQDLWHTIVDLAKQEDVRSFLTESGLTDMLKVSAQKALPGIWNIVSGSAHTLGMLAGLFVIILYLVFLLTDYDKLGKWREQIPSKYRERVASFVDDFTNVTNRYFRTQALIALIIGCLFSLGFLIIKLPLAILLGMLIGLLNMVPYLQIAGLIPAFLLAAIDALATGGNFWLALGGVGVVFAIVQVLQDAVLVPRLQGESMGLSPWMILLSLSIWGQLLGFLGLVMALPLTCMALALYRQWVMGQGGIEGEAE from the coding sequence ATGATCAACGATAATACCCCGTATACTTTTGACCGCGTAGTGCGCTTGTTGCTTGCTGCGGGATTCATTTGGGTTACAGTTACCCTGCTGAATACCTTGAGCGCGGTGCTGGTGCCTTTTGCTGTGGCTTTGACCCTTGCTTATCTGCTGAATCCGCTGGTTAATTTTGTCGGTCGATATATTAAGAACCGTACAGCCGCGGTATTGCTTACCTTGGTGGCTATATTGGTTCCACTGATCAAGGTTTTTTGGGTGATGGTCCGCGCTGTCGGGGTTGAAATGAAGCAAACCGGCGTGATGCTGGCAAAAATGGTCAATGATTCTTCTGTGGCTCAGAGAGCGGCGGAATATATTCCGCAGGATCTCTGGCATACGATAGTTGATTTGGCTAAGCAGGAAGATGTGCGGTCTTTTCTTACAGAGTCCGGTCTGACCGATATGCTAAAAGTATCAGCTCAAAAGGCTCTGCCCGGAATATGGAATATTGTAAGTGGGTCGGCCCATACTCTTGGCATGCTTGCAGGATTGTTTGTGATCATTCTTTATCTCGTATTCCTGCTTACTGATTACGATAAGCTCGGAAAATGGCGGGAGCAGATTCCCTCCAAATACCGCGAGAGGGTAGCGTCTTTTGTGGACGACTTTACTAACGTGACCAACCGTTATTTCCGTACGCAGGCACTCATTGCGCTGATCATCGGCTGTCTGTTTTCGTTGGGATTCCTAATCATTAAATTACCGCTGGCGATCCTGCTGGGCATGCTTATCGGACTGCTGAACATGGTCCCATACCTTCAGATTGCCGGATTGATTCCGGCCTTTCTGCTCGCGGCAATTGATGCTCTGGCAACAGGCGGTAATTTCTGGCTGGCTTTAGGCGGGGTAGGCGTAGTCTTTGCCATCGTGCAGGTGCTGCAGGACGCCGTGCTTGTCCCACGTCTGCAGGGCGAAAGCATGGGCTTGTCCCCATGGATGATCCTATTGTCGCTCTCCATCTGGGGGCAGCTGCTCGGTTTCCTCGGTCTGGTCATGGCCCTACCGCTGACCTGTATGGCTCTCGCTCTTTATCGCCAGTGGGTGATGGGGCAGGGCGGAATTGAAGGGGAGGCTGAATGA
- a CDS encoding protein-glutamate O-methyltransferase CheR: MSSLFSKTISLRKELKISDLEFTQLRDFIYDQAGIFIAGNRKYLLENRLANRLKELNLKNFGEYYYYLQYDPGKKAELNKLFEVITTNETSFYRNPPQLKVFQTKVLPAVLDELRKKRRKRLRIWSAGCSTGEEPYTLSMIIHDVLGSELSSWDVKITANDLSERVLKSARRAVYSEYSLRTTPKEIIAKYFDKDGKQFKVKPNVKQLVSFGQINLSDRMQVRRVERSEIVFCRNVIIYFDEAMKKKVINAYYDNLVPGGYLIIGHSESLHNITRAFKPVHHPGAIIYQKLE; encoded by the coding sequence ATGTCTTCTCTGTTTTCAAAGACAATATCGCTGCGGAAAGAGCTGAAAATCTCCGATTTGGAGTTCACTCAGCTTCGTGATTTCATTTACGATCAGGCAGGTATCTTTATTGCGGGCAACCGTAAATATCTGCTTGAAAACCGTCTTGCCAATCGCTTGAAGGAACTAAACCTCAAGAATTTTGGCGAGTATTATTATTACCTGCAATATGATCCGGGTAAAAAGGCTGAGTTGAATAAGCTTTTCGAGGTCATTACTACCAATGAGACAAGCTTTTATCGCAATCCGCCCCAGCTGAAGGTTTTTCAGACCAAGGTTCTGCCTGCTGTTCTGGATGAGCTGCGCAAGAAAAGGCGTAAGAGGCTGCGTATCTGGTCTGCCGGTTGTTCTACCGGTGAGGAGCCTTATACCCTTTCTATGATCATTCATGATGTTCTTGGTTCCGAACTCAGCAGCTGGGATGTCAAAATTACTGCTAATGACCTTTCTGAAAGGGTTCTCAAATCCGCACGCCGTGCGGTTTACAGCGAATACTCACTGCGTACGACTCCAAAGGAGATTATAGCCAAGTATTTTGATAAGGACGGTAAGCAATTCAAGGTAAAGCCCAACGTTAAGCAGTTGGTCAGCTTCGGCCAGATCAACCTTAGCGACCGCATGCAGGTCAGGCGGGTTGAAAGGTCGGAAATCGTGTTCTGCAGGAACGTGATCATCTACTTTGATGAAGCCATGAAGAAAAAGGTTATTAATGCTTATTACGATAACCTTGTCCCCGGAGGTTACCTGATTATCGGCCATTCTGAATCCCTGCATAATATCACCAGGGCGTTCAAGCCGGTTCATCATCCGGGTGCGATTATTTACCAGAAGCTGGAATAA
- a CDS encoding HEAT repeat domain-containing protein, translated as MMDCSKVLEELKSDDNEVVREAAFQAGELKCADAVPLLADLLKTSHLGLQEAADHALRNIGGKGAVQAVVPLLRSDEAPVRNLSMDILREVGAQDFASLVDLVHDEDPDIRIFATDILGSTNSFMAVEPLCDALLKDPEVNVRYQAAVSLGDLANPAAARCLNKAMQDDEWVQYAVIEALAKIKHSSSVDALVKALNTSSDLVASMIVDALGEVGNIKAVTMLLRHLDKSPTALRNKIVKAIVSILGGKSLKLLSASEREKLREYMLVALNDEDEDVQDAAISGLGYVGGEKATEEVLKLASELDPDRDRDRLAVIINDLSNIGLNEALVAAVNSGNFKKAAIVIEILSRLKGPEVSNVLMDAFENGDRDIKRGILEALVSTADEEAKGFFENVLESEQDGSMLKSAINFLGGKLKDVDAVDAIFGLLTHSYDDVKEAALNACVAIGGEDVNRRFVELFSSDEPIERLMAVFAMGQIDAHGNLEHIKIALEDEVPDIRKIALEALHDCSADSESMSLIFSRLHDENRDVRLTVIELLGSCYTDEAIPYIIQALQDDDDWVQIRAAEALGEHREESALPELITMLDSPHKLVVLKVIEVLGAIGGTMAFQALLEASNSDSDPEVIQAAEEAILRIQEEQGEGD; from the coding sequence ATGATGGATTGTTCTAAGGTTCTTGAAGAACTTAAAAGTGACGATAATGAAGTCGTCCGTGAGGCCGCGTTTCAGGCTGGGGAGTTGAAATGTGCAGATGCAGTTCCTCTGCTGGCCGATCTTTTAAAGACCAGCCATCTGGGATTGCAGGAAGCAGCCGACCATGCTCTACGGAACATCGGCGGCAAGGGAGCTGTTCAGGCTGTCGTGCCGCTGCTTAGATCAGATGAAGCCCCGGTCAGGAACCTTTCCATGGATATCCTGCGTGAAGTAGGTGCGCAGGATTTTGCTTCCCTTGTGGATCTTGTCCATGACGAAGATCCTGATATCAGAATTTTCGCAACTGACATTTTAGGGTCGACCAACAGTTTCATGGCTGTGGAACCCTTATGCGACGCCCTGCTTAAAGACCCTGAGGTCAATGTCCGCTATCAGGCTGCAGTAAGCCTTGGTGATCTTGCCAACCCCGCTGCGGCTCGTTGCTTGAATAAGGCCATGCAGGATGATGAGTGGGTACAGTATGCCGTCATTGAAGCTCTGGCAAAAATCAAGCACTCCAGCTCCGTAGATGCGCTGGTCAAGGCTTTGAATACCAGTTCCGATCTTGTGGCCTCCATGATTGTGGATGCTCTTGGCGAGGTCGGCAATATCAAGGCTGTTACTATGCTGCTCCGGCATCTGGACAAAAGTCCCACAGCTCTGCGCAACAAGATTGTGAAGGCTATCGTCAGCATTCTCGGCGGCAAGTCTCTCAAGCTTCTTTCTGCTAGCGAGCGGGAAAAGCTCCGCGAATATATGCTGGTCGCCCTTAATGACGAAGACGAAGATGTGCAGGATGCTGCTATCTCCGGGCTGGGTTATGTGGGCGGTGAAAAAGCCACTGAAGAAGTGCTCAAGCTCGCCAGCGAACTTGATCCCGACCGTGACCGTGACCGTCTTGCAGTAATAATCAATGACCTTTCGAATATCGGCCTGAACGAGGCTCTGGTCGCTGCTGTGAATAGCGGTAACTTCAAGAAGGCAGCGATTGTTATTGAGATTCTTTCAAGGCTGAAAGGTCCGGAAGTCTCCAATGTCCTCATGGACGCATTTGAAAATGGAGATCGGGACATCAAGCGTGGAATCCTTGAAGCTCTCGTCTCCACGGCCGATGAAGAAGCCAAGGGATTCTTTGAAAATGTTCTTGAAAGTGAGCAGGACGGTTCAATGCTCAAATCTGCCATCAATTTCCTTGGCGGCAAGCTTAAGGATGTTGATGCCGTGGATGCTATTTTCGGATTGCTTACTCACTCCTATGATGATGTGAAGGAAGCAGCCCTCAATGCCTGCGTCGCTATTGGCGGCGAGGATGTTAACCGGCGATTTGTTGAATTGTTCAGCAGCGATGAGCCTATCGAAAGGCTGATGGCTGTGTTTGCCATGGGGCAGATTGATGCTCACGGCAACCTTGAACATATTAAGATTGCTCTTGAGGATGAAGTTCCTGATATTAGGAAGATTGCTCTTGAAGCGCTGCATGATTGTTCTGCAGACTCCGAAAGCATGTCACTCATTTTTTCAAGACTTCATGATGAAAATCGCGATGTACGTTTGACTGTGATTGAGCTTCTGGGAAGCTGCTATACTGATGAAGCTATCCCTTACATTATTCAGGCCCTTCAGGATGATGATGACTGGGTACAGATCAGAGCAGCAGAAGCTCTTGGTGAGCATCGTGAAGAAAGTGCATTGCCTGAACTTATAACAATGTTGGATTCTCCACATAAGCTTGTGGTCCTTAAGGTGATTGAAGTATTAGGCGCCATTGGCGGAACTATGGCGTTTCAGGCTCTTCTGGAAGCGTCCAATTCCGACTCCGATCCCGAGGTTATTCAGGCTGCCGAAGAGGCTATTTTGAGAATTCAGGAAGAGCAAGGAGAAGGAGACTAG
- a CDS encoding FUSC family protein has translation MFADALAILKKEFRWNSVPFRHALKAAAAITFAIVAARFLELRHAVWLPVSVIVIMRPSVGGTLRIGWKRLWGTVIGAAIGVGILFLEPATPVLVGLIVLSFFLMILVRVFSYTVFSCSLTVGVILLLGVLFTDGWQFGLERILDTVLGVAIGIAASFGVWPNMARKNLRAKMANLVELQSTHFKILSESYLHGGITEAKIVETRIEASNMLDTCAESFREAAAEPGLQGWQRSELTRLLRTFARMHSLLMTMSTIIRRGYGGPLPSIADGMAEVLGATTEYYEWLECYSLTPDDCPEEPDFDKAIDNFMLAVGDARVRGDFEDVPLERRNNISAFIWNIRALGGEIRRAGKRMHDLRYGRDSN, from the coding sequence GTGTTCGCTGATGCCCTCGCTATCTTGAAAAAGGAATTCCGTTGGAATTCGGTTCCCTTCCGGCATGCACTTAAGGCTGCTGCGGCAATTACCTTTGCCATTGTGGCTGCACGTTTTCTGGAACTTCGCCATGCGGTATGGCTGCCTGTCAGTGTGATTGTGATCATGCGTCCTTCTGTCGGCGGGACCTTGCGTATCGGCTGGAAGCGGCTTTGGGGGACGGTGATCGGAGCTGCCATCGGGGTCGGTATCCTGTTCCTTGAACCGGCTACCCCGGTTCTTGTGGGACTGATTGTTCTTTCTTTTTTTCTGATGATTCTTGTAAGGGTCTTCAGCTATACCGTTTTCTCCTGCTCGTTAACCGTGGGAGTAATCCTATTGCTGGGAGTGCTCTTTACTGACGGCTGGCAATTTGGGCTGGAGCGTATTCTGGATACTGTGCTGGGTGTAGCAATAGGTATTGCTGCATCCTTCGGGGTCTGGCCCAATATGGCCCGCAAGAATTTGCGGGCGAAAATGGCTAATCTGGTTGAATTGCAGTCCACGCATTTTAAGATTCTTTCCGAATCATATCTGCATGGCGGAATAACTGAAGCCAAGATTGTTGAGACCAGAATTGAAGCTTCCAACATGCTCGATACATGCGCGGAGTCATTTCGTGAGGCTGCGGCAGAACCGGGATTGCAGGGCTGGCAACGTAGTGAATTGACCCGCCTGCTCCGCACTTTCGCGCGAATGCATAGTCTGCTCATGACCATGTCGACGATTATCCGCCGGGGATACGGAGGGCCGCTGCCGTCCATAGCTGATGGAATGGCCGAGGTTTTGGGTGCAACTACAGAGTATTATGAATGGCTTGAGTGCTATTCACTGACCCCGGATGATTGCCCTGAGGAACCTGATTTTGATAAGGCTATCGATAACTTCATGCTTGCAGTTGGAGATGCCCGTGTCCGGGGAGATTTTGAAGATGTGCCCCTTGAACGGCGCAATAATATTTCGGCATTCATCTGGAATATCCGTGCCCTCGGCGGTGAAATCCGCAGAGCCGGAAAACGGATGCATGATTTGCGCTACGGTCGGGATAGCAATTAG